The following are encoded together in the bacterium genome:
- a CDS encoding TMEM165/GDT1 family protein: MDWKLIVSTFGAIFLAELGDKTQLAAVTLSASTKRPVAVFVGASLALVAVSALGVAVGAGLAEVIPLSVVRKVSAALFVLIGIAMLMEWL, translated from the coding sequence TTGGATTGGAAGCTGATCGTATCGACCTTCGGGGCCATCTTTCTCGCCGAGCTCGGGGACAAGACGCAGCTCGCGGCGGTCACGTTGAGCGCCTCGACGAAACGGCCGGTGGCCGTATTCGTCGGCGCCAGCCTCGCCCTGGTGGCGGTCAGCGCCCTCGGCGTCGCCGTCGGCGCCGGCCTGGCGGAAGTCATCCCGCTGAGCGTGGTCCGCAAGGTCAGCGCCGCCCTCTTCGTGCTGATCGGGATCGCGATGCTGATGGAGTGGCTATGA
- a CDS encoding alpha/beta fold hydrolase, translated as MFSKYVTVDGTALSYFHTGASTLPGVPPALARGELLLFLHGAGSNAHTWHRQLAHVAAAHSAVALDFPGHGRSGSTEGLPDLDAHVRCLAGFADALRLRPAVLVGRAMGGAVALAFALAHPARVRALVLVATPTAFAIPQASLDTWREVTMGRATQPFAMNLFSPAVDMAVVRECFMEQVKTDPRVRYTDLLACDGVDLGDRLAAVRVPTLVITGRDDHFAPPAQAEALQRGIAGARLVVIDGAGHMLTSEQPAAFNAAVDEFLAELPR; from the coding sequence ATGTTCTCGAAATACGTCACCGTCGACGGCACGGCGCTGAGCTACTTCCACACCGGGGCTTCGACGCTGCCCGGCGTGCCGCCGGCGCTCGCGCGCGGCGAGCTGCTGCTCTTCCTCCACGGCGCCGGCTCGAACGCGCACACCTGGCATCGCCAGCTCGCGCACGTCGCCGCCGCGCACTCCGCGGTGGCGCTCGACTTCCCCGGCCACGGCCGCTCGGGCAGCACCGAGGGGTTGCCCGACCTCGACGCCCACGTTCGCTGCCTGGCCGGATTCGCCGATGCGCTCCGGCTGCGACCGGCGGTGCTGGTCGGCCGCGCGATGGGCGGCGCCGTGGCGCTCGCCTTCGCCCTCGCCCACCCGGCGCGGGTGCGCGCCCTGGTGCTGGTGGCGACGCCGACCGCCTTCGCCATTCCGCAGGCCAGCCTCGACACCTGGCGCGAGGTCACCATGGGGCGCGCCACCCAGCCCTTCGCCATGAACCTGTTCTCGCCCGCGGTCGACATGGCGGTGGTGCGCGAGTGTTTCATGGAGCAGGTGAAGACCGATCCGCGCGTCCGCTATACGGACCTGCTCGCCTGCGACGGCGTCGATCTCGGCGATCGGCTCGCCGCCGTGCGGGTGCCGACGCTGGTGATCACCGGCCGCGACGACCACTTCGCGCCGCCCGCGCAGGCCGAGGCGCTGCAACGCGGCATCGCCGGCGCGCGCCTGGTGGTGATCGACGGCGCCGGCCACATGCTGACCAGCGAGCAGCCCGCGGCCTTCAATGCCGCGGTCGACGAGTTTCTCGCGGAGCTGCCGCGATGA
- a CDS encoding Gfo/Idh/MocA family oxidoreductase: MQRVRIGLIGGGMIGSTHAAVLQTIAQAMPDRLELVAVADPDAATRDRFQTLYGWAEVYPDHAALLRGAAVDAVFVCTPTVHHAAIVRDVAAAGRHLFCEKPLAMSLPEARAMHAAVQRAGVRAQIGLVLRFSAIYGVIRDLLVDPALGAPMAVVFRDDQCFPIRGLHDTRWRADRQQTAGGTLIEHGVHDLDLLAWLFGPIATLRAWRQNHAGHDGVEDYVAVELAFATGLRAQLVTIWHDMLQRPSNRRLEVFCRRGFLASEADMRGDIELQRGDDPLELLRWPAIHERFAARRGRAADRFADWYGVPYLLQDLSFIEALLADRDPDPGLEVGVEAQRLAAAVYEAAERGTEIDVAAFPS; the protein is encoded by the coding sequence ATGCAGCGCGTCCGCATCGGGCTCATCGGCGGCGGCATGATCGGCAGCACGCACGCGGCCGTCCTGCAGACGATCGCCCAGGCGATGCCCGATCGCCTCGAGCTGGTCGCGGTGGCCGATCCCGATGCCGCGACGCGCGACCGCTTCCAGACCCTCTACGGCTGGGCCGAGGTCTATCCCGATCACGCCGCGCTCCTGCGCGGCGCGGCGGTCGACGCGGTGTTCGTCTGCACGCCGACCGTGCACCACGCGGCGATCGTGCGCGACGTCGCCGCCGCCGGTCGCCATCTGTTCTGCGAGAAGCCGCTCGCCATGTCGCTGCCCGAGGCGCGGGCGATGCACGCCGCCGTCCAGCGCGCCGGCGTGCGAGCGCAGATCGGGCTGGTGCTGCGCTTCTCGGCGATCTACGGCGTGATCCGCGACCTGCTCGTCGACCCGGCCCTCGGCGCGCCGATGGCGGTCGTCTTTCGCGACGACCAGTGCTTTCCGATCCGCGGTCTGCACGACACCCGCTGGCGCGCCGATCGCCAGCAGACGGCGGGTGGCACGCTGATCGAGCACGGCGTCCACGATCTCGATCTGCTCGCCTGGCTCTTCGGACCGATCGCGACGCTGCGCGCCTGGCGGCAGAACCACGCCGGCCACGACGGCGTCGAGGATTACGTGGCGGTGGAGCTCGCCTTCGCCACCGGACTGCGCGCCCAGTTGGTGACGATCTGGCACGACATGCTGCAACGGCCGTCGAACCGGCGGCTGGAGGTCTTCTGCCGCCGCGGGTTCCTCGCCAGCGAGGCCGACATGCGCGGCGACATCGAGCTGCAGCGCGGCGACGACCCGCTCGAGCTCCTGCGCTGGCCGGCGATCCACGAGCGCTTCGCGGCGCGGCGCGGCCGCGCCGCGGACCGCTTCGCCGACTGGTACGGCGTTCCCTATCTGCTGCAGGACCTGTCGTTCATCGAGGCCCTGCTGGCCGACCGCGATCCCGACCCCGGCCTGGAGGTCGGCGTCGAAGCGCAGCGCCTGGCCGCCGCGGTGTACGAAGCCGCGGAGCGGGGAACCGAGATCGACGTCGCGGCGTTTCCCTCATAG